Below is a genomic region from Dehalococcoides mccartyi.
CTTCCGAATAGTTCCAGATTTTCCACCGGGGTAAGGTGGTCCGAAATGGCGGTTTCCTGAGGCGAACTGCCGATAGTAGATTTAACCTGGTAGCTTTGGGTATTTATATCAAAGCCCATTATCCGGGCTGTGCCGGAGGTGGGTTTCAGCAGGCAACAGAGCATATTTATGGTGGTGCTTTTGCCTGCCCCATTGGGGCCCAGCAGGGCAAACAGTTCACCCTTGCGGATATTCAGGTTTAGCTTGTCCACTGCCAGAAGTTGCCCGTATGAGCGGCTTAAATCCAGGGTTTCAATAGCCGGTATTTCCGGCGGTGCTTTTGAAGTGGCAGCCATTTATATGCCTCCCATCTCAAATAATGGCCTATTATAACATAAGGCGGGCATTATTTTGACAAAATGCAGGGTTGTATTATAAGCTTGGCCAAATGCTGAATACCAAATACACTTTGGAAGACTTACGAGCGAATCCCGGTTTAAAACTACTGCCTCTTAGGCTGGTCATTGAGCGGGGTATGGTTGAGCGTTTTTGCAGAGCTACCGGTGATGATGTGGAGAACTGGCAGGCCGAAGCACCACCTTCATTGGCACTCACTTTGGGTTTTGGGCAGATGCTGGAAGCTATCTCGGCGGATAATATTACTGTCCTTCATGGCTCAAGTGAGCTGGAAAGCTTAAAACCCCTTGAAATAGGGCAGGAAGTGGTGGTGGAGACCAGTTTGCTAAGTTTACGGGAACGTCCGGGCAAAATGGGGCTTTCGTCATTCCTTAATTTTGAAATGCAGGTATCAAATAACAAAGGGGAGCTGCTAGCCAGGGTTTGCCAGCTGGCTATAGTGTATTCGGCATGACCAGTGTTTTTGAAAATATAACCGAAGGGCAGGAAATAACCTGCCAGATGCTTGCCCTTAGCAGCTGTGACCTGGTTATCTGGGCGGGAGCTTCGGGGGACTATAATCCCATTCATTATGATAAAGACATAGCTTTGAAAAGGGGTTTGAACGGAGTGGTAGTGCCGGGGCAATTGGTGGGGGCTATGCTGGGTAAGCTGGCATCCCGCTTTGCCTGCCCCTCTGGCAGGCTTGCAAAACTATCAGTCAGCTATAAAAAGATGATGCCTTTGGGGGAAACCCTTTTTCTGAAAGGTGTGGTATCCTCAAAGGCAGATACTTCGGAAAGCAAAACCTTGAGCCTGAAACTCTGGGCGGAAGATACTGCCGGGGATAAAACCGTTACCGCGGCGGCTGTTATACTTTATTAGACTGATGTTCTTCAGCCAGCAGGTCTTTGTTTTTCAACCAGTTTGCTTTTAAAAGTTCCATCATTATAAACCGGTGCTGGCCTGATTCTCTTTCCCCGAAAGGTTTAAAGCCGCATTTTTTAAAGGCACACTGGGCACGGGTATTATCAGATAGGGTTTTCAGGTAAAGTCTTTTTAGGCTGGTGTTTTCAAACACATATCCAACCATCAGCCCCAGAGCGTCACTGCCGTAACCTTTGCCCCAGTATTCTTTTTGACCTATCATTATGCCTGCTTCCGCTTCTCCGGCGGCTCTGTCCCAGTTGTAACAGGCGCAGTAGCCAATATATTCCCCCCGGAGGGTTTCAATGCCGAATTGCACCCGCAGGGATAAAGAATTTTCCAGTACGAATATATATTCACCCAGGAAGGTTCTGAAGGGGATAGTCAGAGGCTCTGCCGCATCCAGGCGGCTAAGCTCCGGGTCAGTCTGCCAGATATAATCTAGCGAGGCATCTTCCAGACGTTTGTCTCTCAGCCGGGTCAGCTTTCCCTGAGCGTGTATCACAGATTACTCCTCTGGTGAAATGGCTGGCATACCGGCAGCAGATTCATCTGCCTCTATATCTGCCAGTGCGGTGGTTATCATATCGCGGACAGCCTGACTGGAGGTACTCTCCAGATTTTCAGTCAGACCTTTTTTAGCGTCCTTGCCGCCTATTTTA
It encodes:
- a CDS encoding FAS1-like dehydratase domain-containing protein; this encodes MLNTKYTLEDLRANPGLKLLPLRLVIERGMVERFCRATGDDVENWQAEAPPSLALTLGFGQMLEAISADNITVLHGSSELESLKPLEIGQEVVVETSLLSLRERPGKMGLSSFLNFEMQVSNNKGELLARVCQLAIVYSA
- a CDS encoding GNAT family N-acetyltransferase, giving the protein MIHAQGKLTRLRDKRLEDASLDYIWQTDPELSRLDAAEPLTIPFRTFLGEYIFVLENSLSLRVQFGIETLRGEYIGYCACYNWDRAAGEAEAGIMIGQKEYWGKGYGSDALGLMVGYVFENTSLKRLYLKTLSDNTRAQCAFKKCGFKPFGERESGQHRFIMMELLKANWLKNKDLLAEEHQSNKV
- a CDS encoding MaoC/PaaZ C-terminal domain-containing protein, whose product is MPAGYSVFGMTSVFENITEGQEITCQMLALSSCDLVIWAGASGDYNPIHYDKDIALKRGLNGVVVPGQLVGAMLGKLASRFACPSGRLAKLSVSYKKMMPLGETLFLKGVVSSKADTSESKTLSLKLWAEDTAGDKTVTAAAVILY